Proteins encoded together in one Hevea brasiliensis isolate MT/VB/25A 57/8 chromosome 16, ASM3005281v1, whole genome shotgun sequence window:
- the LOC110672572 gene encoding putative F-box protein At1g65770: MSDRNTLYQWANLPKELLQKIGKHLDCRIDVYRFRAVCTSWRSSVSPSYRQSTRIPLKLPPPIFADAFLSPVTICRLEQVEDNFSSSSSNSMAWLTKVEESTVGDMQLLMPLSNRQIKALFWPVPKKTLNLLNFRLVELAKACTLKRAKGRPVLGIDKMVPFPNTNLSNDVSSSDFGLFAIFHEGKLGYWRNGDENWNLLDDRNFHYDDIIVYKGQLYVIDRCGTVSWIDSSLNLIQYSPPLYGCGSKKNLVESCGDLYVVDRYLDGERRTWQGNEDEHINQYLLYLVRNYRRSRAKTVDVKVYKLDEDWGTWVDVKTLDDRVFVVGNECCFSFSTKEFDGWDGNFIYFNDPSDEDCRGELSGYVGHVFRLSDRSIGKATHFLGNSQISKLPS; encoded by the coding sequence ATGAGTGATAGGAATACCCTTTACCAGTGGGCCAATCTTCCAAAGGAATTACTGCAAAAAATTGGAAAACACCTTGATTGTCGCATCGACGTGTACCGATTTCGGGCTGTGTGCACTTCATGGCGATCCTCTGTTTCTCCCTCCTACAGGCAATCAACTCGCATCCCTCTCAAGCTTCCTCCCCCAATCTTTGCAGACGCTTTCTTATCTCCTGTCACAATCTGCCGTCTCGAACAGGTGGAGGACAATTTCAGCTCTTCGAGCTCTAATTCTATGGCCTGGTTGACTAAGGTGGAGGAGTCAACGGTAGGCGATATGCAGCTTTTGATGCCACTCTCAAACCGCCAAATTAAAGCTTTATTCTGGCCTGTTCCCAAAAAAACGTTGAACTTATTGAACTTTCGTTTGGTGGAATTGGCTAAAGCTTGTACTCTTAAACGTGCAAAAGGCCGTCCAGTTCTTGGGATTGATAAGATGGTTCCGTTTCCAAATACCAATCTGAGTAATGATGTTAGTAGCAGTGATTTTGGGCTTTTTGCTATCTTTCATGAAGGAAAATTGGGTTATTGGAGAAATGGAGATGAGAATTGGAATCTATTAGATGATAGGAATTTTCATTACGATGACATTATAGTATACAAGGgacaattgtatgttattgatagATGTGGAACTGTTTCTTGGATTGATTCTTCATTGAATTTGATTCAATACTCACCTCCACTATACGGTTGTGGTAGCAAGAAGAATTTGGTGGAGTCCTGTGGGGATCTTTATGTTGTGGATAGGTACCTTGATGGAGAAAGGAGGACATGGCAAGGCAATGAAGATGAGCATATAAATCAATACTTGCTTTATCTTGTTAGAAACTACCGAAGAAGTAGAGCTAAGACAGTGGACGTCAAAGTTTATAAGCTTGATGAAGATTGGGGTACCTGGGTAGATGTGAAAACATTGGATGATCGAGTTTTTGTTGTGGGAAATGAGTGTTGTTTCTCTTTTTCTACTAAAGAATTTGATGGATGGGATGGGAATTTCATATATTTCAATGATCCAAGCGATGAAGATTGCAGAGGAGAGTTAAGTGGTTATGTTGGTCACGTGTTCAGATTAAGCGATAGAAGCATAGGGAAAGCAACACATTTCCTTGGCAATTCTCAGATATCGAAGCTACCCTCTTAA
- the LOC110672541 gene encoding putative F-box protein At1g65770, with protein MSEWSDLPKELLQTIAKCLDSRVDVLRLRSVCTSWRSSVSFPSFDEEIPPLILKLPQPIGIDAVLFHATICRMEFSHQNANSSSSESNSKGWLTKIRVSKLGKLKLVHPLSDYPIMYSPFTLNLLDFRFFELSKAFMLKFPFGFPLYEVNKVVLFPISARCSKYEISILAIYHEGKLGYWKYGDESWTLLDDKNFQYDDIIEYKGQFYVVDRWGTVSWIDSSLKLIQYSPPLFGCGGQKNLVESCGDLYVVDRYLDGERRTWNDYENLDVNFPARRRTYRMCNPNATDFRIHKLDEEWGTWVDVKSLGDRAFVLGVDCSFSISSGDFFGGKGNCIYFTDDDNFKGKGLSSDSIRVFRLENHIIEKVTTLPEYSQIFWPPNFGLTGSNSAPKFNVTC; from the exons ATGAGCGAATGGAGCGATCTTCCAAAGGAGCTCTTACAAACAATCGCCAAATGCCTTGATTCTCGTGTTGACGTTCTCCGACTTCGCTCTGTCTGCACTTCCTGGCGATCCTCTGTTTCATTTCCTTCCTTTGATGAAGAAATTCCTCCTCTTATCCTTAAACTTCCTCAACCCATCGGCATCGATGCCGTTCTCTTCCATGCCACCATATGCCGAATGGAATTTTCCCATCAGAATGCTAATTCTTCTTCTTCAGAATCGAATTCCAAGGGCTGGTTAACTAAAATTAGAGTGTCCAAGCTGGGTAAATTGAAGCTTGTTCATCCACTCTCAGATTACCCAATCATGTACTCTCCATTCACGTTGAACTTGCTGGACTTTCGGTTTTTCGAGTTAAGTAAAGCTTTCATGCTTAAATTCCCATTTGGGTTCCCCCTTTATGAGGTAAATAAAGTCGTTTTATTTCCAATTTCTGCTAGATGTAGTAAATATGAAATTTCCATTCTGGCCATTTATCACGAAGGAAAATTGGGTTATTGGAAATACGGAGATGAAAGTTGGACACTTTTAGAtgataaaaattttcaatatGATGATATTATTGAATATAAGGGCCAATTTTATGTTGTTGATAGATGGGGTACAGTTTCTTGGATTGATTCTTCCTTGAAGCTGATTCAGTATTCCCCTCCTTTGTTCGGTTGTGGTGGGCAGAAGAATTTGGTGGAGTCATGTGGAGATCTTTATGTAGTTGATAGATATCTGGATGGAGAAAGGAGAACATGGAATGATTATGAGAATCTTGATGTTAATTTCCCCGCTCGTAGAAGGACATACCGGATGTGTAATCCTAACGCTACTGATTTCAGAATCCATAAGCTGGATGAAGAGTGGGGTACATGGGTTGATGTGAAATCCTTGGGTGATAGAGCCTTTGTGTTGGGTGTGGATTGTTCTTTTTCCATTTCATCTGGTGATTTTTTTGGAGGGAAAGGGAACTGTATTTACTTCACAGATGATGATAATTTCAAGGGAAAAGGATTAAGTAGTGATAGCATTCGCGTGTTCCGATTAGAAAATCATATCATTGAGAAAGTAACAACATTGCCTGAGTACTCTCAGATTTTCTGGCCACCCAACTTTGGCTTAACAGGATCAAATTCTGCCCCGAAGTTTAAT GTGACCTGTTAA
- the LOC110672573 gene encoding UPF0548 protein At2g17695 isoform X2 — protein sequence MVFLSWAKPSPQEQKDCLNKLGAFNYNPKYRGATAKPVSSLKEDHQFSEDGFLLNHARVLVGSGLETFDKGKLALQTWRHFGLTWAFVDPKTPIQTGVKFCVCLKQFLPWVMMPLQVVYVKESKKSKKAMASFSFGSGTLQGHLLAGEERFSIEMDENNQVWYEVQKNI from the exons ATGGTTTTCTTGTCCTGGGCTAAGCCTTCTCCTCAAGAGCAGAAGGATTGCTTGAACAA GTTAGGTGCCTTCAACTATAACCCAAAGTACAGGGGAGCTACTGCTAAACCTGTATCTTCCCTTAAAGAAGACCATCAGTTCTCAGAAGATGGCTTCTTACTAAACCATGCCCGTGTGTTAGTTGGTTCTGGTCTTGAGACTTTTGATAAGGGAAAGTTAGCTCTTCAAACTTGGAG GCATTTTGGATTAACTTGGGCATTTGTTGATCCCAAGACTCCCATTCAGACTGGAGTGAAATTCTGTGTTTGTTTAAAGCAGTTTCTGCCATGGGTCATGATGCCTCTTCAGGTGGTTTATGTTAAAGAAAGTAAAAAGTCTAAGAAAGCCATGGCTTCATTTTCTTTTGGCAGTGGTACTCTTCAAGGTCACCTGTTG GCTGGGGAAGAgcgtttttcaattgaaatggatGAGAATAATCAGGTGTGGTATGAG GTGCAGAAGAATATATAG
- the LOC110672573 gene encoding UPF0548 protein At2g17695 isoform X1, translating to MVFLSWAKPSPQEQKDCLNKLGAFNYNPKYRGATAKPVSSLKEDHQFSEDGFLLNHARVLVGSGLETFDKGKLALQTWRHFGLTWAFVDPKTPIQTGVKFCVCLKQFLPWVMMPLQVVYVKESKKSKKAMASFSFGSGTLQGHLLAGEERFSIEMDENNQVWYEVLSFSKPAHFLSFVGYPYVQFRQKIFAQQSANAVLDHVNAS from the exons ATGGTTTTCTTGTCCTGGGCTAAGCCTTCTCCTCAAGAGCAGAAGGATTGCTTGAACAA GTTAGGTGCCTTCAACTATAACCCAAAGTACAGGGGAGCTACTGCTAAACCTGTATCTTCCCTTAAAGAAGACCATCAGTTCTCAGAAGATGGCTTCTTACTAAACCATGCCCGTGTGTTAGTTGGTTCTGGTCTTGAGACTTTTGATAAGGGAAAGTTAGCTCTTCAAACTTGGAG GCATTTTGGATTAACTTGGGCATTTGTTGATCCCAAGACTCCCATTCAGACTGGAGTGAAATTCTGTGTTTGTTTAAAGCAGTTTCTGCCATGGGTCATGATGCCTCTTCAGGTGGTTTATGTTAAAGAAAGTAAAAAGTCTAAGAAAGCCATGGCTTCATTTTCTTTTGGCAGTGGTACTCTTCAAGGTCACCTGTTG GCTGGGGAAGAgcgtttttcaattgaaatggatGAGAATAATCAGGTGTGGTATGAGGTACTTTCCTTCTCGAAGCCTGCTCACTTTCTGTCATTTGTTGGGTACCCATATGTGCAATTCAGGCAGAAGATTTTTGCCCAACAGTCCGCCAATGCAGTTTTAGACCATGTGAATGCTTCGTAA
- the LOC110672544 gene encoding LOW QUALITY PROTEIN: uncharacterized protein LOC110672544 (The sequence of the model RefSeq protein was modified relative to this genomic sequence to represent the inferred CDS: inserted 1 base in 1 codon; substituted 3 bases at 3 genomic stop codons) translates to MCTHVSQLDREQLIEKLKIFKIQGRDKHGRKILCIIAKFFPARFPGVDVLRSYLEEKIYPCIGNKPFSVLYVHTGVQRSENFPGISALRSVYDTIPINVKDNIQAVDFVHPGLQARLFLATFGRLLFSGRXGAFXYFSVLSLLFTYYQXGRQWDWIDSLWDPVKRNEVEIPEFVHDHDEDLECRPMMDYGLESYHSRXYGPPTMDSPVAVYSMRCIS, encoded by the exons ATGTGCACTCACGTTTCGCAGCTTGACCGAGAACAACTCATCGAGAAACTCAAGATCTTCAAGATCCAGGGAAGAGACAAGCATGGCCGCAAGATCCTTTGCATTATAGCCAAATTCTTTCC AGCTCGGTTTCCGGGTGTGGATGTGCTTAGGAGTTACTTGGAGGAGAAGATCTATCCTTGCATAGGGAATAAGCCGTTTTCTGTGTTGTATGTTCATACCGGAGTTCAAAGAAGTGAGAATTTTCCTGGAATCTCAGCCTTACGATCTGTCTACGACACGATACCTATCAACGTCAAGGATAATATCCAGGCCGTTGACTTTGTCCATCCAGGCTTACAGGCCAGGCTCTTCCTGGCCACCTTTGGCCGCCTTCTCTTCAGCGGCCGGTGAGGcgcattttaatatttttctgtaTTAAGCCTTTTGTTTACTTATTACCAATGAGGGCGGCAGTGGGATTGGATTGACTCTCTGTGGGACCCTGTAAAGAGGAATGAGGTTGAAATTCCTGAATTTGTTCATGATCACGATGAGGATTTGGAGTGCCGTCCGATGATGGATTATGGATTGGAAAGTTATCATTCTA TGTACGGTCCACCCACGATGGATTCTCCTGTGGCTGTGTACTCTATGAGGTGTATATCGTAA